In the genome of Nonlabens sp. MB-3u-79, one region contains:
- a CDS encoding sodium:solute symporter family transporter: MLEFLTQIATLQWLLIIASSVIFFILSPYAKDVATFFKAQHRGKQPSMVMLTGSLIISWIFAKSITNAANLGLEFGLVGGVAYAGYYLSFAVAGVIIYQLRTQGGYTSIHHFLTDKYGRRAVGLFSILISFRLFNEVWSNTMVIGTYFGEMGSTAYYAAIVVFTLMTLAYALKGGLSSSIFTDLIQMVLFSVLLIIILAVIFAEPEVHAAEMISSGTWSMELGLNLFFAAILQSFSYPFHDPVLTDRGFITSPKVTRKSFLWAAVLGGVCIVLFSLVGVYAQQAGLKGQAAVEVAKKLGVVLLLIINFIMITSAASTLDSTFSSFSKLLTLDLRWGKTLTFGRLMMVFIAVLGTIPVFLNAEILSATTISGTMVIGLTPVFILWKMKAPQISYFLSVFCGLIFGGLLIFEYFPQSLLLTTGKYASLLWINVYGILTSFLLYLIPAWIKKL, translated from the coding sequence ATGTTAGAATTTCTAACCCAAATAGCAACTTTACAATGGTTGCTCATCATTGCTAGCAGTGTGATCTTTTTCATACTGTCTCCGTATGCTAAAGATGTAGCTACTTTTTTTAAGGCACAGCATCGGGGAAAGCAGCCTTCTATGGTCATGCTTACTGGAAGCTTGATCATCTCTTGGATATTTGCCAAAAGCATTACCAATGCGGCAAATCTAGGATTGGAGTTTGGTCTTGTAGGCGGTGTGGCTTATGCAGGTTATTATTTGTCCTTTGCGGTTGCAGGAGTTATTATTTATCAGCTGCGTACTCAAGGTGGTTATACAAGCATACATCATTTTTTAACCGATAAATACGGTAGAAGAGCTGTTGGTTTGTTCTCTATTTTAATCAGTTTTAGATTGTTCAATGAAGTCTGGTCCAATACGATGGTGATCGGAACCTATTTTGGCGAGATGGGAAGTACGGCTTATTATGCAGCTATTGTAGTCTTTACATTGATGACTCTTGCTTATGCGTTAAAAGGAGGTTTAAGCAGTTCTATTTTTACAGATCTAATTCAAATGGTGTTGTTCTCTGTGTTACTGATCATCATTCTAGCTGTGATCTTTGCAGAGCCTGAAGTACATGCTGCCGAAATGATCAGCTCTGGAACTTGGTCTATGGAACTGGGGTTGAACTTGTTTTTTGCGGCTATTTTACAAAGTTTTAGTTACCCTTTTCACGATCCAGTATTGACCGACAGAGGATTTATTACAAGTCCTAAAGTGACTCGTAAAAGTTTTTTATGGGCTGCTGTTTTAGGAGGTGTTTGTATCGTTCTTTTTAGTTTGGTAGGGGTATACGCGCAACAAGCAGGATTAAAAGGACAAGCAGCTGTTGAGGTAGCTAAAAAACTAGGTGTCGTTTTATTACTGATCATCAACTTTATAATGATTACCAGTGCGGCAAGTACACTAGACAGTACCTTTTCTAGTTTTTCAAAATTACTAACCCTTGATTTAAGATGGGGTAAAACCCTTACTTTTGGTAGACTCATGATGGTTTTTATTGCTGTTTTAGGTACCATCCCTGTATTCTTAAATGCCGAGATCTTAAGCGCCACCACTATAAGCGGTACCATGGTGATAGGACTCACCCCAGTATTTATATTATGGAAAATGAAAGCCCCACAAATCAGTTATTTTTTGTCCGTATTTTGCGGGTTGATTTTTGGCGGATTGCTCATTTTTGAATACTTCCCGCAAAGTTTGCTATTAACCACAGGAAAATATGCGTCACTTTTATGGATCAACGTTTACGGAATACTTACAAGTTTCCTATTATACTTAATACCCGCATGGATAAAAAAATTATAG
- a CDS encoding BlaI/MecI/CopY family transcriptional regulator — translation MKLSKTEEDLMSHLWKLEKAFMKDLLEAYPDPKPATTTIATLLKRMTDKGFVGYELFGKSRQYKPLVKKSDYFSKHVNGLIKNFFNDSSAQFASFFTKETDLSKKELEELRKIIDRQIENK, via the coding sequence ATGAAATTGTCAAAAACTGAAGAAGATCTTATGAGTCATTTATGGAAGCTAGAAAAAGCTTTTATGAAAGACCTCCTTGAAGCATACCCTGATCCCAAACCTGCTACCACTACCATTGCAACCCTGTTAAAACGCATGACAGATAAAGGTTTTGTAGGTTATGAACTGTTCGGTAAAAGCCGACAGTACAAGCCACTTGTTAAAAAAAGCGACTACTTCTCCAAGCATGTCAATGGCCTGATTAAAAATTTCTTTAATGACAGCTCTGCACAATTTGCTTCTTTCTTTACTAAAGAAACCGATTTAAGTAAAAAAGAACTGGAAGAATTAAGGAAGATCATAGACCGTCAAATTGAAAATAAGTAA
- a CDS encoding App1 family protein encodes MAIFKRDPWILDIYRTYSGGNHLYIRGRALEDQPLKHYEQQTLYQTLRNTWRTFATDEIRNAHVKLSLSNGKFFEVKADHEGYFLFDLKTDFDLHELTDKEGYLSIKVSFDEDNAAFAKAKQQKRLKVNRFTGETLVPSEDVAYGVISDIDDTIMHTGVTSFLKMRVAFNTFFKNYDRRLPLNGAANFYQLLHCGPSSKGQNPMFYLSNSPWNLYKYLEKFLDFHGFPKGPILLRDFPTPWDRTPKLKIPHKENELINILKHYPQMRFILIGDSGEHDVDYYKYVAEQFPERIMAIYLRSVDHKKKMKRVKFIADSFTICPMLLIKESTEGVTHARANGWIV; translated from the coding sequence ATGGCAATCTTTAAACGCGATCCTTGGATTCTTGATATTTATCGCACGTATAGTGGTGGAAATCACTTATACATACGAGGTCGTGCCTTAGAAGACCAGCCCTTAAAGCATTATGAGCAGCAAACACTTTACCAAACCCTGCGCAACACCTGGCGTACTTTTGCCACAGACGAGATTAGAAACGCTCATGTAAAACTCAGCCTCTCTAACGGAAAATTCTTTGAGGTAAAGGCAGATCACGAAGGCTATTTTCTCTTTGATCTCAAGACTGATTTTGATTTGCACGAGCTCACTGATAAGGAAGGCTATTTGTCCATTAAAGTAAGTTTTGATGAAGATAATGCTGCTTTTGCCAAAGCGAAACAACAAAAACGTCTGAAAGTAAACAGGTTTACTGGAGAGACTTTAGTGCCCTCAGAAGATGTGGCTTATGGTGTTATAAGCGATATAGACGACACCATCATGCATACAGGTGTGACCAGTTTTCTAAAAATGCGAGTGGCTTTCAATACTTTTTTTAAAAATTACGATCGCAGATTGCCTTTAAATGGTGCAGCCAACTTTTATCAGTTGTTGCATTGTGGCCCTTCTTCTAAAGGTCAAAATCCCATGTTCTATTTAAGCAATAGTCCTTGGAATTTATATAAGTATTTAGAGAAATTCTTAGACTTTCACGGTTTTCCAAAAGGCCCTATTTTGCTCCGAGATTTTCCTACTCCCTGGGATCGAACGCCTAAACTAAAAATACCACATAAGGAGAATGAGCTCATCAATATCCTCAAGCATTACCCACAAATGAGGTTTATACTTATAGGAGACAGTGGTGAGCACGATGTAGATTATTACAAATATGTGGCAGAGCAATTTCCAGAGCGCATTATGGCTATTTATTTGAGGTCTGTAGACCATAAAAAGAAAATGAAGCGAGTAAAATTTATCGCAGACTCTTTTACTATTTGTCCCATGTTGCTTATTAAAGAGTCCACAGAAGGCGTTACGCATGCCAGAGCAAATGGTTGGATAGTTTAA
- a CDS encoding M56 family metallopeptidase, with protein sequence MEHFLINSSVCLFVLWLAYKLLLENTSWHAFKRWYLLGALMVSLCIPFIVVETIVIPIQETPFAAYELNMAESASQEPALEVNWLYVMLAVYTIGLAIMIWRFGKNLNSFRIQQEDEISSYKTYQLILRHQLTIPHSFLKRIFVSKKDHESNKIPTVVLEHEKAHLDQKHSLDILFIELLMVLLWFNPLLYLIRYSMKLNHEFLADRSVLNQGISTTAYQQILLDHATTSYQQAMANTFTFPIIKKRFHIMKIRTSPISLLLRSLALIPVLALLVMSCGKEETEFQEVEEIIEIVEQPEVIEVIEVLENLTSKDIKEYNFLAKRHQEFIKENGHVVLFNEDTKRMQIIFNSMNEKQRAENEPWPYLNWENDIRAGQIPPPPPPAAPSKDFGYIKVDGKIYYYTLKEGDQAFYDRWGNKIDVKGKTVEYIKEEDLPPPPPPASPLDYIENAGDNIHYYIDDKKVTAEKAKAFIKKNGNNGVQIMPVNGVNSLKMYTKSNDNSVGINDSNWEAVETILEKSTASSKKSVVDNSNIYLNGKQITEEEYENIKDGKSITSLEVKKIKGENYTYITTNSLESRPAATSKKEPTDLSIRKAFLMAALRQEKPVKFEINRKQVTLAEVETLIKNNNEIPFDLITQNGNEHTLAFFNDSSLKMSKETLSRMYSKFFQTIDPEKNTSSFIISKSNKKVGSIITPQKKLRMIGDPIDVININKEKYVYYVDGHILNYREALLIVAKNEHWNVYLDNIDNKAAMMINTYDVIVGPEEIKKRGC encoded by the coding sequence ATGGAACATTTCTTAATCAACTCCTCTGTTTGTCTTTTTGTTCTCTGGCTCGCTTATAAGTTATTGCTAGAAAATACGTCCTGGCATGCCTTTAAAAGGTGGTATTTACTTGGTGCCTTGATGGTTTCCTTATGTATTCCATTTATAGTGGTAGAAACTATTGTGATTCCTATTCAAGAAACGCCTTTTGCGGCTTATGAATTGAATATGGCAGAGAGTGCGTCGCAAGAACCAGCTTTGGAAGTGAATTGGTTGTATGTAATGCTAGCCGTTTATACCATAGGTCTTGCGATTATGATATGGAGGTTTGGTAAAAACTTGAATTCCTTTAGAATCCAACAAGAAGACGAGATCAGTTCCTACAAAACCTACCAGCTTATACTGCGCCATCAACTTACCATACCTCATTCATTTCTCAAACGCATTTTTGTCTCTAAAAAAGATCATGAATCTAACAAAATTCCTACCGTAGTTTTGGAGCATGAAAAAGCACATTTAGATCAAAAGCACTCGCTGGACATCTTGTTTATTGAACTGCTTATGGTTTTGCTTTGGTTCAATCCGCTGCTATATCTTATTAGGTATTCTATGAAATTGAATCATGAATTCCTTGCAGATCGATCTGTATTAAATCAAGGTATTTCTACCACAGCCTACCAACAAATATTGTTAGATCACGCCACGACCAGTTACCAACAAGCCATGGCAAACACCTTTACGTTTCCCATCATTAAAAAAAGATTTCATATTATGAAAATACGTACGTCACCTATAAGCCTCCTCTTAAGAAGTCTAGCGCTTATTCCTGTTCTTGCTTTACTCGTTATGAGTTGTGGTAAGGAGGAAACCGAATTTCAAGAAGTAGAAGAAATCATTGAAATAGTAGAACAACCAGAAGTAATCGAAGTCATTGAAGTTCTAGAAAATCTGACCTCAAAAGACATAAAAGAGTATAATTTTCTAGCTAAGAGACATCAAGAATTTATAAAGGAAAATGGTCATGTCGTACTTTTTAATGAAGACACAAAACGCATGCAAATCATTTTTAATTCTATGAATGAAAAACAACGCGCTGAAAATGAACCATGGCCTTATTTAAATTGGGAAAATGATATTAGAGCAGGTCAAATTCCACCACCACCACCGCCGGCAGCACCGTCTAAAGATTTTGGATATATAAAAGTGGATGGAAAGATCTATTATTATACTTTGAAAGAAGGTGACCAAGCTTTTTACGATCGTTGGGGAAATAAAATAGACGTTAAAGGCAAGACTGTAGAATATATTAAAGAAGAAGACCTTCCGCCACCACCGCCACCAGCGAGTCCTTTAGATTATATTGAAAATGCTGGTGATAACATCCACTACTACATTGATGATAAAAAGGTAACTGCAGAAAAAGCAAAAGCATTTATCAAAAAGAACGGAAACAATGGCGTGCAAATCATGCCGGTCAACGGAGTGAATTCGTTGAAAATGTACACCAAGTCCAATGATAACAGTGTTGGAATAAACGATAGCAATTGGGAAGCTGTTGAAACTATCTTGGAAAAAAGCACTGCTAGTTCAAAGAAATCGGTTGTTGACAATTCGAACATTTATTTAAACGGCAAACAGATCACCGAAGAAGAGTATGAGAATATTAAAGACGGTAAGTCGATAACTTCTTTAGAAGTAAAAAAGATCAAAGGTGAAAATTACACCTATATCACCACTAATTCATTAGAATCGCGACCTGCTGCAACGTCAAAAAAAGAACCTACTGACCTTTCCATCAGAAAAGCTTTTTTAATGGCGGCGTTACGTCAAGAAAAGCCAGTAAAGTTTGAAATCAATCGGAAGCAGGTAACTCTTGCGGAGGTAGAAACTTTAATCAAAAACAATAACGAAATTCCGTTTGACCTTATCACTCAAAATGGAAATGAACACACCTTAGCATTCTTCAACGACAGTTCCCTAAAAATGTCAAAAGAAACTTTAAGTCGGATGTACTCCAAATTTTTTCAAACAATTGATCCTGAGAAAAACACTTCAAGCTTTATCATCAGTAAATCTAACAAGAAAGTAGGATCGATTATAACGCCACAAAAGAAACTAAGAATGATAGGTGACCCTATCGATGTCATCAACATCAACAAAGAAAAATATGTGTATTACGTAGATGGACATATTTTGAATTATCGAGAAGCCTTATTAATAGTAGCAAAAAATGAACACTGGAATGTCTATTTGGACAACATAGATAACAAAGCTGCTATGATGATCAACACCTATGATGTGATCGTAGGTCCAGAAGAAATTAAAAAACGTGGTTGTTAA
- a CDS encoding metallophosphoesterase family protein: MDKKIIDLGKKSGKILLFGGVYSNLQALSSLIQIAQEKGVPPENCICTGDIIGYCGQPQETLDTFKNWGAHSILGNVEIQLRDDEDDCGCDFTTGSRCDGFSEIWYAFAKANLHTNTRDFFKSLPDHITLEYAGKKIGIVHGSYNQVSQFVFKSTDWQEKQASLAALQAEVIIAGHCGLPFIDQQKDQIWLNPGVIGMPANDGNRETWAMILDDANGFEYEHIPLSYDYLTAIEEMKKHHLPQEYAQTLETGIWDNMEILPEEEQLLRGKNLELIPI; encoded by the coding sequence ATGGATAAAAAAATTATAGATTTAGGTAAAAAATCAGGCAAAATACTCCTTTTTGGAGGCGTTTATAGCAATTTACAGGCGCTTTCCAGTCTGATACAAATTGCGCAAGAAAAGGGTGTTCCACCAGAAAATTGTATTTGTACGGGGGATATCATCGGTTATTGCGGACAGCCGCAAGAGACGTTGGATACGTTTAAAAATTGGGGTGCACACAGTATTTTAGGGAATGTAGAGATCCAGTTGCGAGATGATGAAGACGACTGTGGTTGTGATTTTACTACAGGCTCTCGTTGTGATGGATTTAGTGAGATTTGGTACGCTTTCGCGAAAGCGAACTTGCACACCAACACCAGAGACTTTTTCAAGTCCCTACCAGATCATATCACATTGGAGTACGCTGGAAAAAAAATAGGTATTGTTCACGGTAGTTACAATCAGGTTTCTCAATTTGTATTTAAATCTACCGACTGGCAGGAAAAACAAGCCAGTCTAGCTGCTTTACAAGCTGAGGTAATCATCGCAGGACATTGTGGTTTGCCATTTATAGATCAACAAAAGGATCAAATCTGGCTCAATCCAGGCGTGATAGGCATGCCAGCAAATGATGGAAATAGGGAGACTTGGGCCATGATTCTAGACGATGCAAATGGTTTTGAATACGAGCACATTCCATTGTCTTACGATTACCTTACTGCTATAGAGGAGATGAAGAAGCACCATCTTCCACAAGAATATGCACAGACTTTAGAAACCGGTATCTGGGATAATATGGAAATTCTTCCAGAAGAGGAACAATTGCTAAGAGGTAAAAACTTGGAACTGATTCCTATTTAA
- a CDS encoding DUF4407 domain-containing protein, which yields MQSFFIFCSGADAPLLDECHAGERNKYAGIGATVFFTALMAFFAASYALYTVFDSYWMAIALGLVWGLLIFNLDRYIVSTLKKSDRKINEFWQALPRIVLAIIIAMVISKPLELKIFEKEIDQVLLEEKNAMTLENQEQVGALFAVEESAFAKAIQELKSEISTKKAEVDALYTTYITEAEGTSGTNKLGKGPVYKEKREKHDAAQADFKELTSINTEKIAAIELQLADLKTRETAQLAASQPIIENFDGLMARIEALNKLPFITSFFIFLLFLAIETSPIIAKLIAPRGAYDYKFAEREDLILSWVIQQKQQQSILVQTDKELNNRVYKDIANEDELYEYKKKIARELLQKQADAFYNKQKGVLG from the coding sequence ATGCAGTCTTTTTTCATCTTTTGTAGCGGTGCTGATGCTCCATTGCTTGACGAGTGCCATGCTGGCGAGCGTAATAAGTATGCTGGTATAGGCGCCACCGTATTCTTTACCGCATTGATGGCATTTTTTGCTGCGAGTTATGCCTTATATACCGTTTTTGACAGCTACTGGATGGCTATTGCTTTAGGTCTTGTATGGGGATTATTGATCTTTAATCTGGATCGCTACATTGTTTCCACACTGAAAAAAAGCGATCGCAAAATCAACGAATTTTGGCAGGCTCTCCCACGTATTGTTTTGGCAATTATTATTGCTATGGTGATTTCAAAACCTTTGGAATTAAAGATTTTTGAAAAAGAGATCGATCAGGTATTACTGGAAGAGAAAAACGCAATGACCCTAGAAAATCAAGAGCAAGTAGGGGCGTTATTTGCTGTTGAGGAGTCCGCTTTCGCGAAAGCGATACAAGAATTAAAATCTGAAATCAGCACAAAAAAAGCAGAAGTAGACGCCCTTTACACCACCTATATTACAGAAGCTGAAGGAACATCGGGAACCAATAAATTAGGAAAAGGGCCTGTCTATAAAGAAAAACGAGAAAAACACGACGCCGCACAGGCAGATTTTAAAGAATTAACAAGCATTAATACGGAGAAAATAGCAGCCATAGAACTCCAGCTAGCCGACTTAAAGACTCGTGAGACCGCACAGCTTGCAGCATCCCAACCCATCATCGAAAACTTTGACGGATTGATGGCGCGTATTGAGGCGTTGAACAAATTGCCTTTTATCACCTCATTCTTTATCTTCTTGCTCTTTCTAGCCATAGAGACCTCGCCTATAATTGCAAAATTAATCGCACCACGAGGAGCATATGATTACAAATTTGCAGAACGCGAGGACCTGATTCTTTCCTGGGTCATCCAGCAAAAACAACAGCAAAGCATACTCGTGCAAACCGACAAAGAGCTCAACAACCGAGTCTATAAGGACATCGCAAATGAGGACGAACTTTATGAGTATAAGAAAAAAATAGCCAGAGAACTCTTGCAAAAACAAGCCGATGCTTTTTACAACAAGCAAAAAGGTGTTTTGGGGTAA